The window GCACCGCCGGGCACATCGATCACGGCAAGAGCACGCTCGTTCGCGCGCTCACCGGGATCGATCCCGACCGGCTGAAGGAGGAAAAAGCGCGCGGCATCACGATCGACCTCGGGTTCGCGCACGCGGAGGTGGACGACGTCCACATCGCGTTCGTGGACGTGCCCGGGCACGAACGGTTCGTCAAGAACATGCTCGCCGGCATCGGGGGGATCGACGCCGTGCTGCTCGTCATCGCGGCCGACGAATCGGTGATGCCGCAGACGCGCGAGCATTTCGACATCTGCCGGCTGCTGCGCATTCCCTCAGGCGTCATCGCGCTCACCAAGTCCGACCTGGTCGATGCCGACACGCTGGAGCTCGCCACGCTCGAAGCGCGCGAGCTGGTGGCGGACACGTTTCTCGCCGGCGCGCCCGTCATTCCCGTTTCGGCGACAACCGGAGCGGGACTCGACGCGCTGCGGCGCGCGCTGGCGATGCTGCGCGGCGGGCGTGAAGGCGCCGCCTCCGGCGAGGCCGTACGGCTTCCGATCGACCGCGTGTTTTCAATGAAGGGCTTCGGCACGGTGGTCACCGGCACGCTCGTGTCCGGGCAGCTGCGCCAGGACGACGAGCTTGTCGTCGCGCCGGCGGGGCGCCGCGTGAAAGTGCGCGGCTTGCAGGTGCACGGGCGGGCCGCGAGCGTCGTGCGCGCCGGGCATCGGGTCGCCGCGAACCTGGGCGGCGTCGAGGTCGCGGAGCTCACGCGCGGCGAGACACTCATCACGCCGGGCGCGCTCGAGCCGACGCGACGCGCGGACGCGGTGCTGGACCTCCTGCCGTCGGCAAAGCCGTTGCGCCATGGCGCGCGCGTGCGATTTCACCACGGGACCGCCGAGCTGCTCGGACGCGTGACGCTCGCGTCGGGAGCCGAACTCGCGCCTGGGGAGCGCGGGCATATCCGGATCCGCCTCGAGTCGCCGACCGTGCTCGCACGTGGAGACCGGTTCATCCTGCGCGCGTATTCCCCCCCCGTCACAATCGCCGGAGGCGCGGTGCTCGATCCGTCTCCTCCGCGGGGCGGCACGCGCACGGAGGCGGGACGCCGGCGGATGGCCGCGATCGACGAGGCGGTGGGCGCGAAGCGTGTTGCCGCGGCGCTGATCGAAGAAGCCGGGGGAGCGGGGCTGCCGCGTTCGGCGCTCGCCGCCCGGAGCGGCGTGGCACATCGTGAGGTGGGCCCGCTCGTGCGAGCGCTGGAAGCCGAGGGCGTTGCGCGCGATCTCGGCCCGGTTGTCGTGGCGGCGCGCGTTCTCGACGAGCTCGCTCGTGACGTGCTCGCGGACCTGGAGGAGCACCACCGCGCCCAGCCGCTTTCCGAGGGGCTGCCCCGCGAGGAACTGCGCACGCGCCGCTTCTCGCGCGCGGCCGACGCCGTCTTCGACGCCGTCCTCGACGAGCTTGCAGCCGGCGGAAAGATTGCCGGCCGTGATCGCGTGGCGCTGGCCACGCACCGGGTCGAGCTGTCTCCCGAGGAACAGCGCGCGCGCGACGCCATCGAGAGCGCGTTTCGCCGCGCGGCGCTCACGCCGGCGTCAGCCGCGGACGTTGCGACCTCGCTCGGGCTCGACACGGCCCTGGTCGATCGCGTGGTGAAGCTGTTGACGCGGCAGCGCGTGCTCGTCCGCGTGGAAGGCCTGCTCTTCCACGGCGATGCGCTCGCGAGGCTGAAGCGCGACGTGCTGGCGCTCAAGTCCGGGAGTCAGCCGGCACAAGTCGATGTCGGGTCCTTCAAGGAGACGTTCGGGGTCTCGCGCAAATTCGCGATCCCGCTGCTGGAGTACCTCGACCGGGAACGCGTGACGCGACGCGTGGGGGACACACGCGTTATTCTCTGATGCGGGGCGGGACCGACCAGACGGCCGGCCTCAGGCGTCGTCTTTGCGCGCGCCGTCCTTCGTGGCGTCCTTGAAGTTCCGGATGCCCCTTCCGATCCCCCTGCCGATCTCCGGCAGGCGGTTCGCGCCGAAGATCAGGATGATGATGAAGAGGATGATGAGCATCTCGGGCAAGCCGAGGCGGCCGAACATAGGGAACTCCTTGCGGGCGATTGTAGCACCAACGGCCGTGCTGGCGGCGCTGTCGTTCGGTGGCGCCTCCGCCGCCGGGCCGCAGTTCGCCACGCAGGTGAACCTGGTCGAGGTCTACGCCACGGTGACCGACGAGCGCGGGAACGTCGTGACGAACCTCGGGCGCGAGGACTTCGATGTCCTCGAGGACGGCCTGCGGCAGCAGGTGACGGCGTTCACTCGCGGTGAGTTTCCGCTGGCCGCTGCCGTGGCCATCGACCGGAGTTTCAGCATGGGGGCGGAGCGGCTGGCCGCCGCCAAGAGCGCCGCGCGCATCCTCCTCGGCGCGCTGCGGCCGGCAGACGAAGCGATGGTGATCGCGATCGGCAGCGAGATCGAGGCGCTGGCGCCGCTCTCAACGGATCGTCGCGCGCAGTACCGGGCGGTGGACGGGCTCGATCGCTGGGGCACGACGTCGCTCCACGACGCGATCATCGAAGCGCTGAACGCGATCCAGCCGGCGCGCGGGCGCCGCGCGCTCGTGCTGCTGTCGGACGGCGACGATCGCTACAGCGAGGCAAGCGCCGGCGACGCGCTCGCGCGGGCGCGCAACGCCGACGTGCTCATCTATCCCATCGCGATCAGCGCGCGGCGGCCGCCGCTCTTCTCCGAACTCGCCGCCCTGACCGGCGGCCGCTCCGCTCATCTGCGCGACGCGCGCGCCTTGCCGCAGGCACTGCGGGAGATCGCCGAGGAGCTGCGACACCAGTACCTCCTTGGCTACACGCCGACGCGCCCGCTCGACGACAGGGGCGAGTGGCGCGCCATCACCGTGCGGGTGAGGAAACCAGGCCTGCAAGTCCGCGCCCGCGACGGCTATCTGGTGCACTAACTCTTCACCGCAGAACCCACGGAAGTCGCAAAAACGTCTTTTGAGTCGGCCCCAGGCCGTTCCGCGCGTTCAGCGCCTTCTGCGGTGAGAAGGTGCCGCTACCGCCGCGCGCGTCTGAGCCGCGCGAGTTCAAGGGCCAACCCGAACTCGAAGGTGCGCAGCAGCCGGCGCGCCAGCGTGCGGTACGGCTGTTCGCCCGCGACGAGGTCCGCCATCACGGCGCCGATCTTCGGGCTCGCCCGGAGTGCGTGAATCAGCAGACCGGTCAACCTGGGCTGAAAGAACCCATCCTTGAGGGCGGCCGCGCGCGCGAGCTCCGGCAGGATCTCGTCGCCGAGCGATTCGCGGAAACGTGCGGGCACATCGCGTCCGCCGAGAATCGCATCGGCGGCCAGGTCGGCCGACTGCAGGGCGAAAAAGATGCCCTCGCGCGTGATCGGATCGACCAGCCCTGCCGCATCGCCGACAAGGAGCCAGCCGTGCCCCGCAGGGCGCTGCTGCTCGATCGCCCTGGCAGAGAGTGACGGGATGGGCCAGCTGTACGGCTCGGGGGTTCCCTCGAAACGCTCGCGTGCGATCCATCGACTCGCCACCGCGCGCAGTTCGGCCGCCGTGGACCGATCGGCCTGCGCGCAGATGCCGACCGCGAGGTGATCCGCGCGCGGAAACGACCAGAGGTATCCGGCCGGACGGCTCTCGAATTCGACGATGATGTCCCGCGACGTCGGCCCGTGCACGAAAAAGCCGGTCGCGATCGACAGTTCCGCGCGGCTGAACGGCGCCAGCAGGCGGCGCCGCACCAGGCTGTTCGCGCCGTCGGCGCCCACGATCCACCGCGCCTCGATCGCGGCACCGCGTTCCAGCCGCACGCGCGCGCCGGTGGATGTCGCCTCCACATCACGCGCGCGCTCGTGCACGGGGGCGGCGCCTGCCGCGACAGCACTGTCGTAAAGCCGCCCGTCGAAATCCGCGCGCGGGAAAATGATCAGCGCCGTCCCGGACGTCACGGCGGTCCCGTGGGCCGGCGGCGGGGAAGCCGGCAGGCTCACCACGGCGCGCGCACCGTTCTGCACGAACACGGCGCGCTCGACCGCTACGCCGTGTGGCACCGGTGCCCCCGAAAGCTGCGCGGAAACGAGCCGCAGCGCCCGGCCTGTCACACCGCCGCCGCACGGTTTCTCGCGCGGGTGGCTGCCATCGACGAGCGCCACGTGCGCGCCGGCGCGCGCCAGGCGCCACGCCACGCGCGCCCCTGCCGGACCGCCGCCCACTACTGCTACGTCGTACGGCACCGCGGTGTTATTCTAACGAGGTCGGATGTCGCATCCATTGGTACTCGCGCTCTACCAGAGCGCCGACGGCGCCGCGCTGGGCGCCCGTGCCGCCCGCGAGCTGGGCCTTCCGGCCCAGCAGCTGTCGGTGGTGGCGCGCAATATCGGCGCCACGCCCGGCGCGGATATCGAGGACTCGCGCCTCGCCGCGCGATTCGGCGAATTGAGCGCGCACCTGCTCGCCGCGATGGCGCTCGTGTTGCCGGGCGTCGGCCCCATCGTCGCGTCGGGGCCGCTTGCCGCGGGGATGGGCGAGGCCGCCGGGCATGTCGCGGGGGATCTGAGCGCCATCCTGTCGGGTGCCGGCGTATCGACCGATCGCGCCGACCGCTACGAGCGGGCGGTCGAGGGGGGCGCGATCCTCTTGGGCGCGCACGTGGGGGACGCCACGCTCGTCCCGCGTGTGTGCCAGGCGCTCGAACGGAGCGGCGGGACAGAAGTCACCGTCGCGGACTGGAAAGACTGACCCCAATGGACCTGGCCACGGATCGTTTCACGATTGGCGTGTTCAAGGACGTCGCCTCGGCGGAAAAAGGCATCGAGGCGCTCGTGCGCCATCATTTTTCGCTCTCGTCGCTCTCCCTGATCACCATCGCGTCTCCGGAGGCAGACGGCCTCGTGCAACGCGTGTTCGGCGGGCGCCCGTCGATCGGCGAAGTCAAGAATGTCGGCCAGGCGGTCCTCCAGGGACCGCTGATCGCGGCGCTCAACGCCGGTGAAAATGGCCTCGCCACGCTCGGACTGGCCGCGAGCGCGCGCCATGCCGGCTTTCAGCCGCACGACGGCGTCATATTCGAGAGACTCGTCGCGCGCGGCGGTGTCCTGGTGGGTGTGTCCAGCGAGGGACGCGCCTCCGATGCCCTCGCGACGCTGCACGCCTACGGCGGCGGCAACGCCGCGATCGGTACCTGGGCCGGCCGCGTCTAACCTTCACGGGCCGCCGTTTCGCGACGCCCGGCGTAAGTGTCACCCGCCTTGCCGTCGATTGAGGACGGTGTCGGCGTGGATTCGCCAGAAAACGCGGCATTTCGGCTCAGGTATCGCTTTTGCAGTTGCGCCTCGTTCGAGGCTCGTGGAGAATGACAGCGGTGGCCCTCCAAGCAGACGCGGGACAGAGGCCGCAGGGCTTTCTGAATGAGCGTCAGCTCTTCGTCGTGCCGCGAGAGAGACGGCTCGGCGCGCTGAGTGCCTCGTTCCTCGTGCATGTGGGCGGCGCGATCCTGGCCGTCATCATCTCGCGGTTGCCGCCGCCCGAATCGACACAGGTCTTCCGGCCCACCAATCCAGACCAGATTGTGTGGCTGACCACACCCGGACCAGGCGGCGGTGGCGGCGGTGGGGGGAACCAGAACCCGGCGCCTGTCCAGAAGCTCGAGGTCCCTGGCAAGGAAAAGCTGAGCGTCCCGGTCGACAAGAAGCCTGACCTCACGCCGCCCGAAAAGCCGAAGGACGAGCCGAAGCCCGAGCCGACCCTCAACATTCCGGCCCAAACGATGGCCTCCGCCCTCGCCACGCTTCCCGGCACCCTCGAAGGACTACCGGCGCCGACTGCCTCGCAGGGCACCGGTTCCGGTGGCGGAGCGGGCACGGGCTCGGGGACCGGCAGCGGATCGGGGCAGGGCAGCGGCCTGGGCGAAGGGTTCGGCGGGGGGACGGGCGGCGGGTATTACCGCCCCGGCAGCGGCGTCGAAATCCCGCGGATCATCAACGAGGTCAAGCCGCAGTACACCGCTGACGCGATGCGCGCCAAGGTCCAGGGTGTCGTCGAGATGGAGGCGGTGGTGATGCCGGACGGCACGGTGGGCGAGGTGCACGTCACGCGCTCGCTGGATCGCACCTTCGGCCTCGATCAGAAGGCCATCGAAGCGGTCAAACAGTGGCGCTTCGCTCCGGGCACGCGCCTCGGCAAGCCGGTCGCGGTGCTCGTGACCATCGAGCTGACGTTCACGTTGCGCTAGGTGCCAGAGGCGAGGTACCGGAGGCCAGGTACAACAGAAAAGGCCCGGCAGAATCCTGCCGGGCCTTTTCCGTTGTGCTTTCGTTTCGTCGTACCTGGTACCTGACCTCTGGTACCTGGCCTCCGACTAATACATCCCACCCATGCCGCCGCCCGCGCCCGGCATCGGAGCTTCCTTCTTCTCTTCCGGAATCTCCGAAACCATCGCTTCGGTCGTGAGCAGGAGCGACGCGATCGACGAGGCGTTCTGGAGCGCCGTGCGCACGACCTTCACCGGGTCGATGACGCCAGCCGACACCAGGTTCTCGTACTTGTCGGACGCCGCGTTGTAGCCCTCTTCGCCCTTCGCGTCCTTCACCTTCTGAACGACGATGGAGCCTTCCTGGCCGGCGTTGGTGGCGATCCAGCGGAGCGGTGCTTCGACCGCCTTGTGAATCAGCTTGATCCCGACCAGCTGGTCCCCTTCGGCCTTGAGGTTGTCGAGCGCCTTCGACGCGCGAATCAGCGCCACGCCGCCGCCCGGGACGATCCCCTCTTCGACGGCCGCCTTGGTCGCGTGCATCGCGTCCTCGACGCGCGCCTTCTTCTCTTTCATCTCGGTCTCGGTGGCCGCGCCGACCTTGATGACGGCAACGCCGCCCACGAGCTTCGCGAGGCGCCCCTGCAGCTTCTCGCGATCGTAGTCCGACGTCGTCTCGTCGATCTGGTGGCGGATCACCTTGACGCGCCCCTCGATCGCGCCCTGCGCACCGCCGCCCTCGACGATCGTCGTGTTGTCCTTGTCGATGACGACCTTCTTCGCCTTGCCGAGGTCCTCCACGCGGACGTTCTCGAGCTTGATGCCGAGATCCTCGGTGACCGCCTTGCCGCCGGTCAGCGTGGCGATGTCTTCGAGC is drawn from Acidobacteriota bacterium and contains these coding sequences:
- the selB gene encoding selenocysteine-specific translation elongation factor, which encodes TAGHIDHGKSTLVRALTGIDPDRLKEEKARGITIDLGFAHAEVDDVHIAFVDVPGHERFVKNMLAGIGGIDAVLLVIAADESVMPQTREHFDICRLLRIPSGVIALTKSDLVDADTLELATLEARELVADTFLAGAPVIPVSATTGAGLDALRRALAMLRGGREGAASGEAVRLPIDRVFSMKGFGTVVTGTLVSGQLRQDDELVVAPAGRRVKVRGLQVHGRAASVVRAGHRVAANLGGVEVAELTRGETLITPGALEPTRRADAVLDLLPSAKPLRHGARVRFHHGTAELLGRVTLASGAELAPGERGHIRIRLESPTVLARGDRFILRAYSPPVTIAGGAVLDPSPPRGGTRTEAGRRRMAAIDEAVGAKRVAAALIEEAGGAGLPRSALAARSGVAHREVGPLVRALEAEGVARDLGPVVVAARVLDELARDVLADLEEHHRAQPLSEGLPREELRTRRFSRAADAVFDAVLDELAAGGKIAGRDRVALATHRVELSPEEQRARDAIESAFRRAALTPASAADVATSLGLDTALVDRVVKLLTRQRVLVRVEGLLFHGDALARLKRDVLALKSGSQPAQVDVGSFKETFGVSRKFAIPLLEYLDRERVTRRVGDTRVIL
- the tatA gene encoding twin-arginine translocase TatA/TatE family subunit; this encodes MFGRLGLPEMLIILFIIILIFGANRLPEIGRGIGRGIRNFKDATKDGARKDDA
- a CDS encoding VWA domain-containing protein encodes the protein MRAIVAPTAVLAALSFGGASAAGPQFATQVNLVEVYATVTDERGNVVTNLGREDFDVLEDGLRQQVTAFTRGEFPLAAAVAIDRSFSMGAERLAAAKSAARILLGALRPADEAMVIAIGSEIEALAPLSTDRRAQYRAVDGLDRWGTTSLHDAIIEALNAIQPARGRRALVLLSDGDDRYSEASAGDALARARNADVLIYPIAISARRPPLFSELAALTGGRSAHLRDARALPQALREIAEELRHQYLLGYTPTRPLDDRGEWRAITVRVRKPGLQVRARDGYLVH
- a CDS encoding NAD(P)/FAD-dependent oxidoreductase, whose translation is MPYDVAVVGGGPAGARVAWRLARAGAHVALVDGSHPREKPCGGGVTGRALRLVSAQLSGAPVPHGVAVERAVFVQNGARAVVSLPASPPPAHGTAVTSGTALIIFPRADFDGRLYDSAVAAGAAPVHERARDVEATSTGARVRLERGAAIEARWIVGADGANSLVRRRLLAPFSRAELSIATGFFVHGPTSRDIIVEFESRPAGYLWSFPRADHLAVGICAQADRSTAAELRAVASRWIARERFEGTPEPYSWPIPSLSARAIEQQRPAGHGWLLVGDAAGLVDPITREGIFFALQSADLAADAILGGRDVPARFRESLGDEILPELARAAALKDGFFQPRLTGLLIHALRASPKIGAVMADLVAGEQPYRTLARRLLRTFEFGLALELARLRRARR
- a CDS encoding TonB family protein, which encodes MALQADAGQRPQGFLNERQLFVVPRERRLGALSASFLVHVGGAILAVIISRLPPPESTQVFRPTNPDQIVWLTTPGPGGGGGGGGNQNPAPVQKLEVPGKEKLSVPVDKKPDLTPPEKPKDEPKPEPTLNIPAQTMASALATLPGTLEGLPAPTASQGTGSGGGAGTGSGTGSGSGQGSGLGEGFGGGTGGGYYRPGSGVEIPRIINEVKPQYTADAMRAKVQGVVEMEAVVMPDGTVGEVHVTRSLDRTFGLDQKAIEAVKQWRFAPGTRLGKPVAVLVTIELTFTLR